CTGCCCAGGCGCGTAGAAGGTATTGTGGAAGAGCTCGTGGATGACGGTGTTGGCCAGCGAGATCTCGTCGTACCGCAGCAGCGTGGAGAGCAGCGGATCGTTGAACCAGCCCAGCGTGCTGTACGCGGCCGACGGCCGCAGGTAGGTGTCGAAGCCGCGCGCCTCCAGCTTGCGCTGCTCCTTCTGGGCATCGCGCAGCTCGAAGAAGCCCTTGTACGGCACCCGCCCGACGATGGGGAAGCGCCAGGTATGGGGCGCGAAGCGGTCCTTGTACGCGGCGGAGAGCACCATCACCAGCGTGTCGGATTCCGCGCGGGCGAAGAGCGTGTAGCTGTCGCCGGCATTCAGCTTCAGCGAATCGGCGGCGAACTGCCGGGCCTGCAGCACCAGCAGCAGCTTGTTGCGCGTTTCCCAGTCCGTGGCCGTATCCGCCACGATGCGGGCGATCGGGTGGCGGCGGTTGAGGATCTTGGTCTGCTCCCACGCGGCCCGCAGGTAGTAGCCGGGCGAGCAGGCGGAAAGCATCGCCAGCAGCGCGAGCAGCAGCGCCGGACGGGTGAAGCGCGTGGCTTTCATCCGTTCCCGCCCTCCCTGTCATCCTCCATGCGGGTGCGGAGGAAGTCGTCCAGGTACTCGTCGGGCACGCCGTACACCTTCTCGGCCAGGAAGCGGCGCGTTTCCACCTCGTTGTGGGTCACCTGGCGCAGCATGCCGCCAAGGCTTTCCAGCGACAGCCCCACGCGCCGCGCCGCGTCGGCCAGGCGCCGGTACGCCTCGCGCCGCGCCTCCTGCTCGTCGGGCGTTTCTCCCTCGTCCCACGGCTCACGCATGCTCATTGTCCGGTATCAGTTGCTGCTGGTCGGCCACAGGGTCACAGGGCAAACAGGGCGCGCAATGCATCCTCGATTTCGGTCATCGTTGCTTCGTCCACCACTACCCCGGCGTCACCCAACACTCGGGTCGGGTGGAACACCGAGTGTACGAATGGAACAGCCAGCACCGCAAAGGTAAGCCCATCTTCGATGTCCGAGAGCCACGTGTTATCCCTGACCACGACCTCTCCGGGCTCAGGCTCCACGTCCAAGACTACGGGTACGATGATCTGGTACCGTTGCCGATTGGAATACTGTGGCTCCGTGACAACCAATCCGTGTTCGAACCCCGTGCGCGCAGCGTATTCCGGCGTCAGGCGGACGACTCGACCGCGCCAGGAGCCGGCAGCAGCACCTGGCCCGAGCGTAGTACCGGTCCCAAGACCCATTGCCTCCTGAAGCTTGAGCCGCAGTCCCGCCATTTCATCGATCAGCCGCCCTCGAAATTGGCGCAGGTCACCGGGATCCACGCTTACCAGGCGAGCGGGATAGATGTACGTGGCCGCGGTGAAGCCTGCGTGCCCCGACTTGCCATAGCGTGTGCTGGCGGGATCGAATAAAACGTACGCCGCGCCACGTCCTGCTTCGGTCGATTGTGTGCTCGCGTACGCGAACACGGCCGGATCATCGCGGCCCTCGTCACACGCCGTCAGCAAGACATGGCGTCGCCACTTGGGGTCGCCATGTTCATCGTCATCGGGCGGGAGCAACCAGACTTCACCAGGGTAGCGCATCGATGTCCACGGAAGAGAGAACGACCAGAACCTCGGGGGATCCTGGCCGTTCATTGGACGGGCGAGCGGAGCAATCC
This window of the Longimicrobium sp. genome carries:
- a CDS encoding aminopeptidase — translated: MKATRFTRPALLLALLAMLSACSPGYYLRAAWEQTKILNRRHPIARIVADTATDWETRNKLLLVLQARQFAADSLKLNAGDSYTLFARAESDTLVMVLSAAYKDRFAPHTWRFPIVGRVPYKGFFELRDAQKEQRKLEARGFDTYLRPSAAYSTLGWFNDPLLSTLLRYDEISLANTVIHELFHNTFYAPGQAVFNESLANFVGGRGAIEFFCGRDGPDAASCRTATGAWDDDVTFGVFLKGLVDDLETLYARPDLSRDDKLRERERIFRDAQARFASEVRPRLKVDTFSGFTRDPLNNATLISRRIYYDRLDVFERVYQSRGGDFRRAMNDIVAAARTNKDDPYSAVEALVR